One Sphingopyxis macrogoltabida genomic region harbors:
- a CDS encoding tyrosine-type recombinase/integrase encodes MNELIQIGPISPLRQRLIDDMTMRRFSKETQRNYLRDVGRFATWLGRSPHTASAEDIRQFQIEQQQAGVPAPTMNSIVGALRFFFTHTLDRPDLARKLVRTRQVRKIPVVLTMAEVKRLLDATRSLKHQAALSVAYGAGLRVAEVSALKVTDIDSKRMLLRIERGKGGRYRNAMLPEGLLLLLRDWWRAGRQQGILVPDGWLFPGQSAAAPISTRQLYRVVVEAAEAADIDKRVGPHTLRHSFATHLLEDGVDIRVIQALLGHAKLNTTAFYTQVATKTVRSIVSPLDRLALASPSGEVPDG; translated from the coding sequence ATGAACGAGCTTATCCAGATTGGCCCGATCAGCCCGCTACGCCAGCGGCTGATCGACGATATGACCATGCGCCGCTTCTCGAAGGAGACGCAGCGTAACTATCTGCGCGACGTCGGGCGGTTCGCGACCTGGCTCGGACGCTCGCCCCACACTGCGAGCGCCGAGGATATCCGGCAGTTCCAGATCGAGCAGCAGCAGGCAGGCGTCCCCGCGCCAACGATGAACAGCATCGTGGGCGCATTGCGGTTCTTCTTCACCCACACGCTCGATCGCCCCGATCTCGCGCGCAAGCTGGTCCGCACCAGGCAGGTGCGCAAGATCCCGGTGGTGCTGACGATGGCCGAGGTGAAGCGGCTGCTCGATGCCACGCGCTCGCTCAAGCACCAGGCCGCGCTGTCGGTCGCCTATGGCGCGGGCTTGCGCGTTGCCGAGGTGTCGGCGCTGAAGGTGACCGATATCGACAGCAAGCGGATGCTGCTGCGGATCGAGCGCGGCAAGGGCGGCCGATACCGCAATGCCATGCTGCCCGAAGGCCTGCTCCTGCTCCTGCGCGACTGGTGGCGCGCTGGACGACAACAGGGCATCCTCGTTCCCGATGGCTGGCTTTTCCCCGGACAGAGCGCCGCGGCGCCGATCAGCACGCGCCAGCTCTACCGTGTCGTCGTCGAAGCCGCGGAGGCCGCCGATATCGACAAGCGCGTCGGACCGCATACGCTGCGCCACAGCTTCGCCACCCATCTGCTCGAGGACGGCGTCGATATCCGCGTCATCCAGGCGCTGCTCGGCCATGCCAAGCTAAACACCACCGCCTTCTATACGCAGGTCGCAACGAAGACCGTTCGGTCGATCGTCAGCCCGCTCGACAGGCT